From Burkholderia pseudomultivorans, the proteins below share one genomic window:
- a CDS encoding purine-nucleoside phosphorylase → MLTRSILSAAAFSLAACATAPSIAQDNQGNEGNAFAEAGAQGRPVKVMIITMFGPEGQAWLDRIGPWRDVAVPGLSPDYPNVHCNRQDVCVVTTGMGYANAASTIMALTFSQRFDLRRTYFLISGIAGVDPAQGTVGSAAWSKYLVDFSLQWELDAREIPAGWNTGYLGINTKSPNDKPPLDYRTEVFQLNPKLADAAYALSRNVMLADSAQAQAARAKFTYAPANRPPTVIQCDTSSGNTWFSGTLIGERARQWTKILTDGKGTYCMTAQEDNATYEALKRAASVKRVDLSRVAVLRTGSDFDRPYDGQTSADNLLNYADQGGFAPATENLYRAGNPLVQEIVTHWGEWRDGVPRR, encoded by the coding sequence ATGCTGACTCGCTCGATACTTTCCGCCGCCGCCTTCTCGCTTGCGGCCTGTGCGACCGCGCCGTCGATTGCGCAGGACAACCAGGGCAACGAGGGCAATGCCTTCGCCGAGGCCGGCGCACAGGGCCGCCCGGTCAAGGTCATGATCATCACGATGTTCGGGCCGGAAGGGCAGGCCTGGCTCGACCGGATCGGCCCGTGGCGCGACGTCGCCGTGCCGGGCCTGTCGCCCGACTACCCGAACGTCCACTGCAACCGGCAGGACGTCTGCGTGGTGACGACCGGCATGGGCTATGCGAATGCCGCGTCGACGATCATGGCGCTGACGTTCTCGCAGCGCTTCGACCTGCGGCGCACCTACTTCCTGATCTCCGGCATCGCGGGCGTCGACCCCGCGCAAGGCACGGTCGGCTCCGCCGCGTGGTCGAAGTATCTCGTCGATTTCAGCCTGCAATGGGAGCTCGACGCGCGCGAGATTCCCGCCGGCTGGAACACCGGCTATCTCGGCATCAACACGAAGAGCCCGAACGACAAGCCGCCGCTCGACTATCGCACCGAGGTGTTCCAGCTCAATCCGAAGCTGGCCGACGCCGCGTATGCGCTGTCGCGCAACGTCATGCTCGCCGACAGCGCACAGGCGCAGGCCGCGCGCGCGAAATTCACCTACGCGCCGGCGAACCGGCCGCCGACGGTGATCCAGTGCGATACGTCATCCGGCAACACGTGGTTCTCCGGCACGCTGATCGGCGAGCGTGCGCGTCAGTGGACCAAGATCCTGACGGACGGCAAGGGCACGTACTGCATGACCGCGCAGGAAGACAACGCAACCTACGAAGCGCTCAAGCGCGCGGCGAGCGTGAAGCGGGTCGACCTGTCGCGCGTCGCGGTGCTGCGCACCGGTTCGGATTTCGACCGGCCGTACGACGGGCAGACGAGCGCCGACAACCTGCTGAACTATGCGGACCAGGGCGGCTTCGCGCCGGCCACCGAAAACCTGTACCGTGCGGGCAATCCGCTGGTGCAGGAGATCGTCACGCACTGGGGCGAGTGGCGCGACGGCGTGCCGCGCCGCTGA
- a CDS encoding DUF4148 domain-containing protein gives MNRRNLLSAVALALAVSAPAFADTSAPHAGDYGNTSWYSQHNGPRTRAEVNAEVEQARRDGTLAYLRKATSYPQGLELAQGPYRPTPEGNQLAGAGR, from the coding sequence ATGAACCGCCGCAACCTTCTTTCCGCCGTCGCCCTGGCACTCGCCGTGTCGGCGCCGGCCTTCGCCGATACGTCCGCACCGCATGCCGGCGACTACGGCAACACGTCGTGGTACTCGCAGCACAACGGCCCGCGCACGCGCGCCGAGGTCAACGCGGAAGTCGAGCAGGCACGCCGCGACGGCACGCTTGCGTACCTGCGCAAGGCGACGTCGTATCCGCAAGGGCTCGAACTCGCTCAAGGTCCGTATCGCCCGACGCCGGAAGGCAACCAGCTCGCAGGCGCGGGCCGGTAA
- the ceoR gene encoding putative multidrug efflux transcriptional regulator CeoR: protein MDRLQAMQVFTRVVDTSSFTKAAETLSLPRASVTTIIQNLEAFLGVRLMHRTTRRLSLTPDGAAYYERCVRILADVEETEASFQNNNRKPHGKLRIDMPGSIGRLLVIPSLCEFHTRYPDIDLQLGLSDRPVDLLQEGVDCVIRVGALQDSSLVARRVGLFEGVTVASPEYLERHGEPQTIEDLSDHKAVNYFSSRTGRTIDWSFLIDGKETEVKMNGIVSVNDADAYVTCGLEGFGLIQPPLFMVLPHLREGRLKEVLPGIKPLPMPISVVYPHSRHLSPKVRVFVDWIAEVFDRCPLLSGKGCLDATCSKRTFEEAERAPALDTPVINEWVA from the coding sequence ATGGACCGGCTTCAGGCCATGCAGGTGTTTACTCGCGTCGTCGATACAAGCAGCTTTACCAAAGCAGCAGAAACGCTCAGCCTGCCGCGGGCGTCCGTCACGACGATCATCCAGAATCTCGAAGCATTCCTCGGCGTGCGGCTGATGCACCGGACCACGCGCCGGCTGTCGCTGACGCCCGACGGCGCCGCGTACTACGAACGCTGCGTGCGGATCCTCGCGGACGTCGAGGAAACCGAGGCGAGCTTCCAGAACAACAACCGGAAGCCGCACGGAAAGTTGCGTATCGACATGCCCGGCTCGATCGGACGGCTGCTCGTCATTCCTTCGCTGTGCGAATTCCATACGCGCTATCCGGACATCGATCTGCAGCTGGGCCTGTCCGATCGACCGGTCGACCTGCTGCAGGAAGGCGTCGACTGCGTGATCCGCGTCGGTGCGCTGCAGGATTCGTCGCTCGTCGCGCGCCGCGTCGGCCTGTTCGAAGGCGTGACGGTTGCGTCGCCCGAGTATCTCGAACGGCACGGCGAGCCGCAGACCATCGAGGACCTGAGCGACCACAAGGCCGTCAACTATTTCTCGAGCCGCACGGGCCGCACGATCGACTGGTCGTTCCTGATCGACGGCAAGGAAACCGAGGTCAAGATGAACGGCATCGTGTCGGTCAACGACGCGGACGCGTACGTGACCTGCGGGCTCGAAGGCTTCGGGCTGATCCAGCCGCCGCTGTTCATGGTGCTGCCGCACCTGCGCGAGGGCCGGCTCAAGGAAGTGCTGCCCGGCATCAAGCCGCTGCCGATGCCGATCTCGGTCGTGTATCCGCACAGCCGCCACCTGTCGCCGAAGGTGCGCGTGTTCGTCGACTGGATCGCCGAAGTGTTCGATCGCTGCCCGCTGCTGAGCGGCAAGGGCTGCCTCGACGCGACGTGCAGCAAGCGCACGTTCGAGGAAGCCGAACGCGCGCCGGCACTCGACACGCCGGTGATCAACGAGTGGGTCGCCTGA
- a CDS encoding alpha/beta hydrolase: protein MDASEFSKFLQAALPAEARPGAALTVAEVEIPGYAQDIALRVYRRADKTGLPVVLYFHGGGFVRGTLEDADFAARFLAERLPALVVSVDYSLAPAFPFPAAPEDAYRAAVWAATRARAFGGNPKKIGVAGHDAGGQLANCLAFIARDRGEVSIVAQALFGPMLDPSMTRIGDADRLASDITPRECAACYRAYLPEAAQRMHPYAAPLESSRLAGLPPTLVVTAQNDVLHVEAEKYAGCLISSGVLTQVIRYPDVTHAALATHEAAFEEAVRFFQCRFQARQPNRNE, encoded by the coding sequence ATGGACGCTTCCGAATTCAGCAAATTCCTGCAGGCGGCGCTGCCCGCCGAAGCCAGGCCCGGCGCGGCGCTGACGGTCGCCGAGGTGGAAATCCCCGGCTACGCGCAGGACATCGCGCTGCGCGTTTATCGCCGCGCGGACAAGACCGGGTTGCCAGTAGTGCTTTACTTCCACGGCGGCGGCTTCGTGCGCGGCACGCTCGAGGACGCCGACTTCGCCGCGCGCTTTTTAGCAGAACGCTTACCAGCGCTCGTAGTCTCGGTCGATTATTCGCTCGCGCCGGCGTTCCCGTTTCCGGCCGCGCCGGAAGATGCGTATCGCGCGGCGGTGTGGGCCGCGACGCGCGCCCGTGCGTTCGGCGGCAACCCGAAGAAGATCGGCGTCGCCGGACACGACGCGGGCGGACAGCTCGCCAACTGTCTCGCGTTCATCGCGCGCGACCGCGGCGAAGTGTCGATCGTCGCGCAGGCGCTGTTCGGGCCGATGCTCGATCCGAGCATGACGCGCATCGGCGATGCCGACCGCCTCGCCTCCGACATCACGCCGCGCGAATGCGCGGCATGCTATCGCGCGTATCTGCCCGAGGCGGCGCAGCGCATGCATCCGTATGCGGCGCCGCTCGAATCGTCGCGCCTCGCGGGCTTGCCGCCGACGCTCGTCGTCACCGCCCAGAACGACGTGCTGCATGTGGAAGCGGAGAAATATGCGGGCTGCCTGATCTCGTCGGGCGTGCTGACGCAGGTGATCCGCTACCCGGACGTCACGCACGCCGCGCTAGCGACGCACGAAGCCGCGTTCGAAGAGGCCGTGCGCTTCTTCCAGTGCCGCTTCCAGGCACGCCAGCCGAACCGCAACGAATAA
- the ceoA gene encoding multidrug efflux RND transporter periplasmic adaptor subunit CeoA has translation MAILRTSRSRIATAAIVTLAVVGLGTFGAMRVNANAPEKAVAPLPEVDVAAVVPQTVTDWQSYSGRLEAVEKVDVRPQVSGTIVAVNFKDGALVKKGDVLFVIDPRPYQAEVDRAAAQLAAAQARNGYAQTDWQRAQRLIGDNAIAKRDFDEKQNAAREATANLKAAEAALETARINLGYTRITAPVSGRVSRAEITVGNVVSAGASAAPLTTLVSVSPIYASFDADEQTYLQYINGARDGRKVPVELGLANETGYSRSGVIDSVDNRLDTSSGTIRVRARFDNADGTLVPGLYARVKVGGSAPHQALLVDDAAINTDQDKKFVFVVDAQGRVSYREVQQGMQHGNQRVIVSGLAAGDRVIVNGTQRVRPGEQVKPHMVPMSGGDAPSAPLADNAKPAATAKADS, from the coding sequence ATGGCCATCCTACGCACCTCCCGTTCACGCATCGCGACAGCGGCGATCGTGACGCTCGCCGTCGTCGGCCTCGGGACGTTCGGCGCGATGCGCGTCAACGCGAACGCACCCGAGAAGGCCGTCGCCCCGCTGCCGGAAGTCGACGTCGCGGCCGTCGTGCCGCAGACCGTGACCGACTGGCAAAGCTATTCGGGCCGCCTCGAAGCGGTCGAGAAAGTCGACGTGCGCCCGCAGGTGTCGGGCACGATCGTCGCGGTGAACTTCAAGGACGGCGCGCTCGTGAAGAAGGGCGACGTGCTGTTCGTGATCGATCCGCGCCCGTATCAGGCGGAAGTCGACCGCGCCGCCGCTCAGCTCGCGGCCGCGCAGGCGCGCAACGGCTACGCGCAGACCGACTGGCAGCGCGCGCAGCGGCTGATCGGCGACAACGCGATCGCGAAGCGCGATTTCGACGAGAAGCAGAACGCGGCGCGCGAGGCGACCGCGAACCTGAAGGCCGCCGAAGCCGCGCTCGAAACCGCGCGCATCAACCTCGGCTACACGCGGATCACCGCGCCGGTGTCGGGGCGCGTGTCGCGCGCCGAAATCACGGTCGGCAACGTCGTGTCGGCCGGCGCCTCGGCCGCGCCGCTCACGACGCTGGTATCGGTGTCGCCGATCTACGCGTCGTTCGATGCGGACGAGCAGACCTACCTGCAATACATCAACGGCGCGCGCGACGGCCGCAAGGTGCCGGTCGAGCTCGGGCTCGCGAACGAGACCGGCTATTCGCGCAGCGGCGTGATCGACTCGGTCGACAACCGGCTCGACACGTCGTCGGGCACGATCCGCGTGCGCGCGCGTTTCGACAATGCGGACGGCACGCTGGTCCCGGGCCTGTATGCGCGCGTGAAGGTCGGCGGCAGCGCGCCGCACCAGGCGCTGCTGGTCGACGACGCGGCGATCAACACCGACCAGGACAAGAAGTTCGTGTTCGTCGTCGATGCGCAGGGCCGCGTGTCGTATCGCGAAGTGCAGCAGGGCATGCAGCACGGCAACCAGCGCGTGATCGTGAGCGGGCTGGCCGCCGGCGACCGCGTGATCGTCAACGGCACGCAGCGCGTGCGGCCCGGCGAGCAGGTGAAGCCGCACATGGTCCCGATGTCGGGCGGCGATGCGCCGTCCGCGCCGCTCGCGGACAACGCGAAGCCGGCCGCAACGGCGAAGGCGGATTCGTAA